The stretch of DNA CAACAGCACCTACATATTCAAGTGTTAGTGTAGATAAAAAACAAGTTTATTCAGGTGACTTTGTAAAAATTAGCGTAAATGCAACTGATAGCGAATCAGATATAGCTGAAGTAAAAGTGAATTATCAAGGAAGTAATGGGGCGACTCAATCCATTAATGCAGGCTATGTTTGGTATGAAAAAAACTACCAAGCTACGCTTCCTATTACAGATAGCATGGGAATTGGAAATTGGTCTATATCATCGATTACCCTTAAAGATGTAAAAGGAAATATAGCTACGATTGAAAGTGGAACCACTGATTTAAGTGCAGGTAGCTTTGAAATTTTGAAAAAACCAGATACACAGGCACCAACACTAACCGGTGTGAGTGTAGACAAAAATGAAGTAAGAATTGGTGAGACAATTAAAGTAAGCATTGCCGCAACAGATAATGAAGCTGGTGTAGAGGAAGTTCTTGTAACTTATCGAGATCCATCGTATAACGAATTTCCTAAAAGTGCTGTTTATAATTCTCTAACCGATAAGTTTGAACTAGAGTTATCGTTTCCTGAGGATGCAAAGTTAGGAACTTGGGTGATTGATAGTATCTATTTGATAGATAATAAAGGAAATGCAACCACAATCGATGGTTTCTTTGAAGACCTAAGCGGCGGGAACTTCACATTGCTTGAAAGACCAGATACGGTAGGACCTGTTTTTAAAGGAATATCTGTAGATAAAAAGGAAGCTATCCTGGGCGATTCAATCGAAGTTAGGATTTTAGGAGAAGATGTTCAATCTGAGATTGAAGAAATAAAAGTTTCTTATTTAGGGCCAAAGGGTGAAATCCAAACAAAAACAGCAGAATTTAATTGGTTTGATAAAAATTATCTTGCACATTTCACTCCTATGAATTTTTCTGATATTGGAAATTGGCAGGTTGACACAGTTTATTTAAGAGATACCAAGGGTAATGAAACTACCATCTATAACTCTGGAATTTATAACAGTGGTGAAATAAGTGACTTAAGCAGTGGAAATTTCAAGGTTTTAGAGGATAAAGGTGAATCCTTTAACAATATTAGAGTATACACAACCAATGTAACACTTGCAGATGAAACCATTAATGGAGATGTCTACATTGGACCTAATGCAGTATTAACCATTACAGGTAATGTAGTCATTAATGGTGATTTGCATGTTTTCGGATCGATGAACGCACAAGGAAGCCTTTCAGTTAAGGGTACTTGGAACATGACAAAAAAGTTGGACAAAGTGCCAGTGTTTTTGGATAACCAGCCTCTAACAGCTATGAATGGAAAATTAAACATTTCAGGTAAAACCCTGCCGTTTGTAACAATGGTTATCGAAGATCAACCGGTCTCAATCGGTGCTGACGGTTCATTTAAATTAGATAAACTAGTTGTAACTGGTAAAGAAGGAATCACCATCAAATTTACTGACCTATCTGGAAATGTAACACAGCGAAAATTCCTTCTTGAACATGTAACAAAAACAACTATTGAGGCTCCAAAGGTGAGTCCTATCACAGATCAAAGTACGATTGTTACAGGAACAACGGAAGCAAACGCAGAAGTCACTGTAAGTGTTGGTGGAAGTGTGATTGCTAGTGGAGTGGCAGGTACAGATGGTAAATTCAGTATTTCCATTACTAAGCAAAAGGCAGGTACAAGCATTACTGTAACTGTAAAAGACTATGCAGGTAATGAAAACTCTACCACAGTTGTTACCACTAGCAGCTATGTAAAGTTAAACATTCAGTTAAACGGACAACCTTTCACATCAGGATTTTTTGGGAATGGTATCACCTATGTGCATTGGCAGGCATTAAATACGTTTAAAATTCCTTACACCTTTAAAGGAAACGGGATTTTTACGATTGAGGGCAGGACAGTAACAGCAGAGACGATCAACGGTGGCTTATATATCAAATGGAATGAACTTTCACCTGAAAATGTGACATTTACAAGGATAACAGGCGGCTATAACTTTATTTATAAGGCTCCTGCCCCTGCAGCAACTCCATTAAAGGTACAATTAAATGGCAAAGATTTCACTGCTGGGTTCTTTAAGGATGGCAATGCATATGTGCATTGGCAAGCATTAAATACGTTTAAAATTCCGTTTACATATAAAGGGAACAACGTATTTATCATTGAAGGCAGAACAGTCGTAGCAGAGACCATCAACGGAGGTATTTATATCCGTTGGAATTTACTTTCTCCAGGGAATGTAACCTTCCAAAAGATAACAGGTGGCTATAACTTTATCTACAAGGCTCCAGTTCCTACGGCAACGCCATTAAAGGTACAATTAAATGGTAAAGATTTTACAGCCGGATTCTTTAAAGACGGCAATGCATATGTGCATTGGCAAGCATTGAATACGTTTAAAATTCCATTTACGTTTAAAGGGAACAACGTATTTATCATTGAAGGACGTACAGTCACAGCAGAGACGATCAACGGAGGCATATATATCCGTTGGAATGAGCTTTCACCAGGTAATGTGACTTTTGAAAGAATAACAGGCGGTTATAACTTTATCTATACACATTAATGAGAACAGTTATAATTCATATCAAGGAATCTCTTTTTTGGGATTCCTTTTTTATCTTTTAGTAAGCATAGGGTGACAGGCACCGTCGATGTACATTTGTACGTGTGGGGTGGACAAATTGTTAGTAGTTGGAAATTTGTTAATCCGGGTAAATTAGTAGGAAAGACGTAGTATAATTTTATTGGGTCTAGTAGTTAAATATTTTAAGTGAGTTGGGATGTGGAGATTGTAAGATGAATAAGAGAATTAGTTGTTTTATAGTATTGTTTTTACTTTTTTCTACTACTATTGGCAGTACATTGAAGGTTAGTGCAGCTACGGATGAAACTGCACCAACAGTAAAGAGTATTGAATTGGATAAAGAAACGGTACAGCCTGGAGATCAAATAAAATTTAGTATGGAAGCAGAAGATTTAGAATCAGGCATTACAGGGAGACCTGTGATAAAAGTTGAGAGAAAAACAAATGTCTATACTCAAGGTGAGTTTGTCTATTTTACCTATAACGTTGAAACAAAAAGGTATGAAGGAAATTATACGGTGCCCAGCGATGCAGTAAATGGCGAATGGTTTGTATCATGGGTATCATTAGAGGACAAAGCGGGAAATGTATTTTATGACTTCCCAGCTGAAGGAGATCCTTTATACCTAAGTTTTATCGTAACAGGTGGGAGCAATGATACAACTCCGCCAACAGTAAAGAGTGTAGAAATAGATTTAGAAACAGCACAGCCTGGAGATCAAATAAAGTTTAGTATAGTAGCAGAAGATTTAGAATCAGGCATCACAGGAAGACCAGTGATAAAGGTAGAGAGAAATACAAATGTCTATACTCAAGGGGAGTTTGTCTATTTTACTTATAACGCTGAAACAAAAAAATATGAAGGAACCTATATGGTACCAAGCGATGCTGTAAATGGTGAATATTTCGTATCATGGATATCTATAGAGGACAGTGTGGGAAATGTATATTATGATTTCCCAGCTGAAGGCGATCCGCTTTACGTAAGTTTTATCGTAACAGGTGGGGGCGGCGATATTACACCACCGACTGTAAAGAGTATTGAGTTTGATAAAGACTTAGTTCAGCCTGGAGATCAAATAAAGTTTAGTATAGTAGCAGAAGATTTAGAATCAGGCATCACAGGAAGACCAGTGATAAAGGTGGAGCGAATAACATCAAACTATACCCAAGGGGAGTTTGTCTATTTTACTTATAACGCTGAAACAAAGAAATATGAAGGAATCTATAGCGTTCCAAGCGATGCAGTAAATGGTGAATGGTTTGTATCATGGATATCAATAGAGGACAAAGCGGGAAATGTGTTTTATGATTTTCCATCAGTTGGGAGTAAATTCTATCTTTCCTTTAATGTATCTGATGATGTCATTCCCCCAAAAGCACCAAATATAACAGCCATTACAGACCAAGATACAACTGTCTCGGCTGTTACTGAGGCACATGCCCATGTAACCATTAAGGCGGGGACAACTGTAATTGGCAGCGGTATAGCAGATGATTCAGGTCAATTTAGTATTTCTATTCCAAAGCAAACATCTGGGACAAAGATCTTTGTAATAGCAACAGATCTTGCAGGCAATGAAAGTATCACTGAATTAGAAGTCATCACCAAATTTTCTAAGATAAACATTCAGTTAAACGGAATAGAGTTTACCCAGGGCTATTTTGGAAAGGGTACAACATACGTCCATTGGCAGGCATTAAATACGTTAAAAATTCCATATACCTTTGAAGGAAACGGTATTTTTAAGATTGAGGGCCGAACAGTAACAGCAGAGACAATTAACGGTGGCTTATATATCAACTGGAATGAGCTTTCTCCAGGTAATGTAACATTTACAAGAATAACAGGCGGCTATAACTTTATTTATAAGGCTCCTGCCCCTGCAGCCACTCCATTAAAGGTACAATTAAATGGTAAAGATTTCACAGCTGGGTTCTTTAAGGATGGAAATGCATATGTCCATTGGCAGGCATTAAATACGTTTAAGATTCCATTTACGTTTAAAGGGAATAACGTCTTTATCATTGAAGGACGCACAGTGGTAGCAGAGAACATCAATGGAGGCATTTATATCCGTTGGAATTTACTTTCTCCAGGTAATGTTACGTTCCAAAAGATTACAGGCGGCTATAACTTTATCTACAAGGCTCCTGCTCCTACGGCAACACCATTAAAGGTACAATTAAATGGTCAAGATTTTACAGCTGGATTCTTTAAGGATGGCAATGCGTATGTCCATTGGCAAGCATTAAATACGTTTAAGATTCCATTTACGTTTAAAGGAAATAATGTATTTATTATTGAAGGACGTACAGCTACAGCAGAGACGATCAACGGGGGCATATATATCCGCTGGAATGAGCTTTCACCAGGTAATGTGACCTTTGAAAGAATAACAGGCGGTTATAACTTTATCTATACAAATTAATGAGAACCATCATACTATTATCATGACAATATCGAAAGAAGAGTAGGATACCCAATGGGCACCTACTCTTCTTTTATTTTTATAAATTTAAATTCAAAGAAGTTTATTGTTTTCCTCCATAATTCCCCGCATGCTCTATCATGAATCTCCACGGAATGTTACAACCAGGACGTAAGTACCGCGAAAAAAGTAAGATAATCCAATATTGATAGAAAAAAGCTCACTTTTTGAAGAATGAAAGTGTTCAACACATAACACAAAAGGCGTCTTTTTTAAATTTAGCCACTATATAATAAATATACTATTGTCCTAGGAGGTTCAACCCGTATTTCCTAAGATAGAAAAAACATAAAATGGAGTGTGAGGAATGAAGAAATATTGGGTAACAACAGCAGTTGTCGTCGTGGTGATAGGTACTTCCCTATTGCTAGTTTTTAATAAGGATAAAAAAGAACCAGTTGGCAGGGAACAACCGGCGGGAGTATCCACCCAAATGGTAAACAAGGACCTAGCAGATAAAGCAGCCACATCAGCCAATCCAAAAGCAAGTGAAAAACCGCTGCCAGCAGAAATATCCAATGATAGCCAACAGGGTGAAAAACAAGAGGACTTGATAAATGACATTAAGAAGATGTACAAACCTCATTGGGAAAAGATTCATCTGACTGCTGAAAAAAGGCTAGAACAATTAATACTTCAGGCTAAGAAGGAGTACCAAGCAAAGAAAGACAATAATATGGATGTTTCCAGACTGGAAGGAAAGTATCTCGCGATATATAACGACTATGAAGAAAGTACGAAATCACAGGTGGATGGGATGATTTCTACTATGCAAAAAGAAGTAATAGAAAAAGATCTCAATCAGAATATAGGGGATGAATACTTTGAACTATATCGACTTCAAAAAGAAAGACGGATGGAAAAAGTGGTTAGCGAATTGAAAAAACTTTCCTAACACTTAGTAGGTTTGATCTCTCAACGATAATTTTAGAGGCAATCCGTGTTGTTTTTACTCATTTGCTGTCGAAAACCTCCAGTTAATGTCGTAGTATTCAATATTTTCAGAATATATAGAAGATTTAGTCATTAGTGTGGTATAGGGTTCTAAAATGGTATATAATTCCTATACATAGTAGAAAAGGAGGGGGAGTTTTGGATAGAGGATTAACAATAAGGAGGGCTATATTTGAGTAAAAGGTCAATCATAATTAGTATTTTGTGCTTATTACTAGCTCTCCCAAGCGGTGCATTGGCAGAGGGTAATTCGGTACAAACTCCACAAACAATAAAAGTGGAGAGAGGAAAACAAGTAAATGTTTCAAAAACAGTAAAATCAGACATTGTTACAGCATTGGCAGATGATTTCACTGGACCTGTTCTAGATAGTGCAACTGTTAGTCCAACCACTGTGACAGTAGGAGAGGACCTTAACATTACAGCTATTGTTTCAGATGATTTAAGTGGAGTGGCAGAGGTAGTAGCCTATTTGAATCTACCAGATGGAGTTGGGTACAAAGTCCTTCCTTTAGTTCAGGATCCTGGGACAGGGGAATGGAAAGGTACATATACTATCACGGATTTAGATCAAAATGGTACCTGGACGATAGACTTTGATTTATTTGATGTCGCTGGTAACTACACGTTTGGCGATGCAGGAAATACGGTTGAAGTCGTTAATTCGAATGGCGGCGATACGTCACCCCCTACATTAGAGGCCAAATCAGTTTCACCTCTATCAGTGGGGCCAAATGAACCGGTTACGATTCGGGCAACAGTAAATGATAATACCGCAGTTGATACTGTATATGCAGCCATTTACACTGCAGATAGTACAGGTTATTATTATCTGCCCCTTACCAAAGATGAAACAACAACAAATGAATGGGTAGTTACCCACACTTTTAGCGAAAGTGATAAATCGGGCGCATGGTATTTTGATATCGATATGAAAGACACAGCTGGAAACTTTAGTTGGGTAACACTAGAGGAGGAATTAACATTAACCAATTCTTTTAGTGACTATGATAACCCAACGATTGGAGAAGCAGTTATTTCACCTGCACAAGCCTCACCAGGTGAATCTATTAAACTAAGTGTGCCTGTTACGGATGCATTATCGGGAGTAAGTTCGGTCTATGCTGAATTCTCTCATATAGACAATCCAAATGAAGTCTATACTGAACAACTAACTCACGCACCAGGGACGAATGAATGGACCGTAGATTTTAACATTCAATCTAGTTTTCCTTCTGGGGTGTGGAAAGCAGTAGTTTACGCAACAGATGTAGCAGGAAACAGTGGTTTCAAAGAGTTTTTTAGTGCCTTTGATGTCATCAACACGAGCGGGGATTTTGACGCACCTGAGATTACAAATGTTCAAGTGACGCCACAAGGAGATGTTCCGATTGGTGGAACCGTCACAATTACAGCTAATGTAACGGACGCTGTAGGCTTAGACATGGTATATGCGAATGTGTTCGGTCAAGAGGGCTTTGGTGAATTTGTGCCGATGAGTTTCGACGACGTGAATCAGCAGTGGGTTGGAACGTATGTCCTCCAAGACACAACAGTTCCAGGCTTCTATACGGTAGCTGTTTCTGCCTACGATACATCGCTTAATTATTCTACTGTCAATGCAGAAGGCGGTTTTACAGTAGTTAACCCTGTCGGTGATTTCACTGGACCTGTAATTTCTGATATACAACTTGATAAAACTGAAGTGAATGCAGGCGAGCAAGTCACGATTTCAGCCTCCGTGGAGGATGAATCAGGTGTCGCTCTTGTATCAGCAAACTATTATGAAAATGAAACTGTTACTTTAAAATACGACAGTACCCTTACGAAATGGGTTGGTACAATCACTGTTCCAACGAATATTCCTGATGGAAAGTTGATTAACATTAATTTTGTTAATGCAATCGACATGAAAGGGAATATAGAAGTATCTCCTTGGTATCCTGTTTCTTTCACAATTCATAATGTTGATGGTGATTATACTGCACCATTAGTAGAGAGCTTGGAGGTTACACCTGCCGTTGCTGGCGTAGGTGATAAAGTCCAATTCAAAGCAAAAGTGACCGATGATAAAACAGGTGTTAAGCAAGTGAACCTTGCTATTGGTGCTGGAGGTACTAGTACTACAACTGTAGAGTTAACGTATGACCAAAATTCTGACTTATGGCTAGGAAGTTACACCGTAAAAGCAAACGACAAACCGGGTGAATATCCTATACTTGTAAGTACTGAGGATAATAACTTTAACAGCAGTGATACAGTATCCGAACAAACCTTAACGATTGATAATCCGAATGCAGATGTAACCGGACCTGTTGTAGAAGCAGTCGAAATTACACCAGCAGAAGCGAATGTCGGGGATACGGTTAAAATCTCGGCTACTATTTCAGATGACAAATCTGGAGTTAACGGTGTATTTGCTAGTTTAGAATCCCCTAATTTTGAAAAATATGAATCTATCTCACTCGTATTGAATTCAGAAACAAACAAGTGGGAAGGAACATATGAAGTGAAGGAATTTGATCTTCCGGGCAGCTGGCATGTAAATGTGACAGCATTTGACAATGCAGGTAACTATGGCAGCAATGAGACAGAATATCAAATGGTAATCAACAACCCTGATGGCGGCGATGGTGTTTCCCCATCGGTTGAATCCTTTGTTATGAGTCCAACTACGGCAAAGCCTGGCGATACTGTGCATTTTGAAGCAAAACTCGCAGATGATAAATCAGGTGTTAAATCTGCTAGTATCTATTTATACAGTAATTCTAGCGCAAATTCATATCCGATTACCTTAACGTACGATGAAGGTAACGATGTATGGACAGCAGAATACGTAATCCCTGCCTATGCATCAGCAGGCTTCCATTCACTTTATCTGGATGTAGCGGATAATGCAGGAAATGTTCAGTTCTATTATCCAACAGAAAGTCTGCTCATCTTAAATGATAATCCAGATAATGAAGCACCAAAATTTGAAGGTATTACCATTTCACCTGATCCAGCCCTCGAAAATGATGAAGTAACCTTTAAAGTTACTTTTACGGATAATCATTCAGGAGTGAAGAATGCTAGGTTAATTCTGTTTAACCCAGACTCAGCTGATTCTTATAATGCGGATGATGCAAGAGCCTATAGGTTTATTGAGTTAGCCTATAATGAACAAGAAAACCTATGGGTTGGAACGTATACGGTGAAAGAATCAGATCCAAAAGGATTATGGAAAATATCCTATGAGGTCGAAGATTTAGCAGGGAATTGGAATTGGGCAACAATCGCTCAAAATTTTGTAGTTGCCCCAGATACTACTGCCCCTGCAGCTCCAACGGTTGATGTATTAACGGACAAATCGACGGTTGTGACAGGAACGACTGAAGCATATGCTGAAGTAACGATTTCGGTAGGAGACACTGTTATTGGCAGTGGTAATGCGGATGCCGAAGGGAAGTTTAGCATTACCATCCCAGTTCAGAAAACAGGTACTACGATTACAGTTACTGCAAAAGACAAAGCTGGTAACGCAAGTAAAACGGAAGTAGTAACCATCACCAGCTATTCACCAATCAATATCCAATTGAATGGAAAAGAATTTACGAAGGGCTATTTTGGAAACGGTGCTGCTGTCGTTCATTATACGGCATTAGATATCTTCAAAATTCCATACACTGTAAATGAGAATGGACTATTTGATATCGAAGGTCGTTCGGTACAAGGTGAATCTATCGATGGAGAATGGTACATTAGATGGAATTTGCTTTCTCCAGGAAAAGTATCATTCAAAACCATTACAGGCGGATACAACTTTATCTACAACATTCCAGTGAAAATCCAATTAAATGGTGTAGATTTCACTGCTGGTTATTTTAAAGAAGGAAATACGTTTGTCCATTGGAAGGCGTTGAATACGCTCCAAATTCCTTTCAAGTATAATGGTGGGGTATCTTTTACCATTCAAGGGCGTAATGTAGACGGAGAGTATATTAACGGAGCTCTTTATATTCGCTGGAACCTGCTTTCACCAGGAAACGTAACATTCAAGAGTATACCGGGTGGATTTAACTTTATTTACCCAACCGTTAAGCCGATTAATATCCAATTAAATGGTGTAGATTTTACCAAAGGTTACTTTAAGAATGGTAACGCGTTTGTTCACTGGAAGGCACTGAATACGTTCAATATTCCTTTCACCTATAAAGGAAACGTAGACTTTGATATTGAAGGAAGAGCAGTTCAAGGGGAGTATATTAATGGAGCATTGTATATCAGCTGGAACTTGCTTGCACCAGGGAAAGTAACATACAACAGTATTTCTGGAGGATTTAATTTCACTTATACTCCTTAAGAAATGCATGCTAAAAAAATAAGCACGTCACGTATTGATAGAAAGTAGGATTTTATCTACAATGAATGAATAAGGATAACCTTCATAATTAGAGGGTTATCCTTCTTTTTAAGTTAAAGTACTGGAACTTATCAATACGTCTAATGGAGTGGAATAAATGAAAAAGTATATTCTTGTAACAGTTTCTGCTGTTGTCATCATAGGTGCCATACTAATGCTTCTTCTTAATAGGGATAGGGAGGAAAAAACAGTATCCTCCACTGGAGATCAAAAAACGTCTGAATCTACAAAATCAACGCCACAACCAACGAGTGAAAATAATAATCCAAAAGATAAGGTATCAACACCTCAAAATCCAAAACCAGGTGATAACGTACTTCCTACAGATAAAAAGGAAGAGGAAGTAAACCTGGAAGAAAAGCAAGAAGAAA from Neobacillus sp. CF12 encodes:
- a CDS encoding Ig-like domain-containing protein, with translation MGVFNLKGMKVLIAFILVFSSMQGLVVHAAYDWTAPVISSIHVDKNPASNGDTVTVTINAIDNETPIGEVELWYTDGEGFPDTISAIYNQETKQAQVQIPITSNTSLGEMKLNTIWFTYTDGSFKTVKSTQVDLTGGNFTVIVKEDTTAPTYSSVSVDKKQVYSGDFVKISVNATDSESDIAEVKVNYQGSNGATQSINAGYVWYEKNYQATLPITDSMGIGNWSISSITLKDVKGNIATIESGTTDLSAGSFEILKKPDTQAPTLTGVSVDKNEVRIGETIKVSIAATDNEAGVEEVLVTYRDPSYNEFPKSAVYNSLTDKFELELSFPEDAKLGTWVIDSIYLIDNKGNATTIDGFFEDLSGGNFTLLERPDTVGPVFKGISVDKKEAILGDSIEVRILGEDVQSEIEEIKVSYLGPKGEIQTKTAEFNWFDKNYLAHFTPMNFSDIGNWQVDTVYLRDTKGNETTIYNSGIYNSGEISDLSSGNFKVLEDKGESFNNIRVYTTNVTLADETINGDVYIGPNAVLTITGNVVINGDLHVFGSMNAQGSLSVKGTWNMTKKLDKVPVFLDNQPLTAMNGKLNISGKTLPFVTMVIEDQPVSIGADGSFKLDKLVVTGKEGITIKFTDLSGNVTQRKFLLEHVTKTTIEAPKVSPITDQSTIVTGTTEANAEVTVSVGGSVIASGVAGTDGKFSISITKQKAGTSITVTVKDYAGNENSTTVVTTSSYVKLNIQLNGQPFTSGFFGNGITYVHWQALNTFKIPYTFKGNGIFTIEGRTVTAETINGGLYIKWNELSPENVTFTRITGGYNFIYKAPAPAATPLKVQLNGKDFTAGFFKDGNAYVHWQALNTFKIPFTYKGNNVFIIEGRTVVAETINGGIYIRWNLLSPGNVTFQKITGGYNFIYKAPVPTATPLKVQLNGKDFTAGFFKDGNAYVHWQALNTFKIPFTFKGNNVFIIEGRTVTAETINGGIYIRWNELSPGNVTFERITGGYNFIYTH
- a CDS encoding Ig-like domain-containing protein, with product MNKRISCFIVLFLLFSTTIGSTLKVSAATDETAPTVKSIELDKETVQPGDQIKFSMEAEDLESGITGRPVIKVERKTNVYTQGEFVYFTYNVETKRYEGNYTVPSDAVNGEWFVSWVSLEDKAGNVFYDFPAEGDPLYLSFIVTGGSNDTTPPTVKSVEIDLETAQPGDQIKFSIVAEDLESGITGRPVIKVERNTNVYTQGEFVYFTYNAETKKYEGTYMVPSDAVNGEYFVSWISIEDSVGNVYYDFPAEGDPLYVSFIVTGGGGDITPPTVKSIEFDKDLVQPGDQIKFSIVAEDLESGITGRPVIKVERITSNYTQGEFVYFTYNAETKKYEGIYSVPSDAVNGEWFVSWISIEDKAGNVFYDFPSVGSKFYLSFNVSDDVIPPKAPNITAITDQDTTVSAVTEAHAHVTIKAGTTVIGSGIADDSGQFSISIPKQTSGTKIFVIATDLAGNESITELEVITKFSKINIQLNGIEFTQGYFGKGTTYVHWQALNTLKIPYTFEGNGIFKIEGRTVTAETINGGLYINWNELSPGNVTFTRITGGYNFIYKAPAPAATPLKVQLNGKDFTAGFFKDGNAYVHWQALNTFKIPFTFKGNNVFIIEGRTVVAENINGGIYIRWNLLSPGNVTFQKITGGYNFIYKAPAPTATPLKVQLNGQDFTAGFFKDGNAYVHWQALNTFKIPFTFKGNNVFIIEGRTATAETINGGIYIRWNELSPGNVTFERITGGYNFIYTN
- a CDS encoding Ig-like domain-containing protein → MSKRSIIISILCLLLALPSGALAEGNSVQTPQTIKVERGKQVNVSKTVKSDIVTALADDFTGPVLDSATVSPTTVTVGEDLNITAIVSDDLSGVAEVVAYLNLPDGVGYKVLPLVQDPGTGEWKGTYTITDLDQNGTWTIDFDLFDVAGNYTFGDAGNTVEVVNSNGGDTSPPTLEAKSVSPLSVGPNEPVTIRATVNDNTAVDTVYAAIYTADSTGYYYLPLTKDETTTNEWVVTHTFSESDKSGAWYFDIDMKDTAGNFSWVTLEEELTLTNSFSDYDNPTIGEAVISPAQASPGESIKLSVPVTDALSGVSSVYAEFSHIDNPNEVYTEQLTHAPGTNEWTVDFNIQSSFPSGVWKAVVYATDVAGNSGFKEFFSAFDVINTSGDFDAPEITNVQVTPQGDVPIGGTVTITANVTDAVGLDMVYANVFGQEGFGEFVPMSFDDVNQQWVGTYVLQDTTVPGFYTVAVSAYDTSLNYSTVNAEGGFTVVNPVGDFTGPVISDIQLDKTEVNAGEQVTISASVEDESGVALVSANYYENETVTLKYDSTLTKWVGTITVPTNIPDGKLININFVNAIDMKGNIEVSPWYPVSFTIHNVDGDYTAPLVESLEVTPAVAGVGDKVQFKAKVTDDKTGVKQVNLAIGAGGTSTTTVELTYDQNSDLWLGSYTVKANDKPGEYPILVSTEDNNFNSSDTVSEQTLTIDNPNADVTGPVVEAVEITPAEANVGDTVKISATISDDKSGVNGVFASLESPNFEKYESISLVLNSETNKWEGTYEVKEFDLPGSWHVNVTAFDNAGNYGSNETEYQMVINNPDGGDGVSPSVESFVMSPTTAKPGDTVHFEAKLADDKSGVKSASIYLYSNSSANSYPITLTYDEGNDVWTAEYVIPAYASAGFHSLYLDVADNAGNVQFYYPTESLLILNDNPDNEAPKFEGITISPDPALENDEVTFKVTFTDNHSGVKNARLILFNPDSADSYNADDARAYRFIELAYNEQENLWVGTYTVKESDPKGLWKISYEVEDLAGNWNWATIAQNFVVAPDTTAPAAPTVDVLTDKSTVVTGTTEAYAEVTISVGDTVIGSGNADAEGKFSITIPVQKTGTTITVTAKDKAGNASKTEVVTITSYSPINIQLNGKEFTKGYFGNGAAVVHYTALDIFKIPYTVNENGLFDIEGRSVQGESIDGEWYIRWNLLSPGKVSFKTITGGYNFIYNIPVKIQLNGVDFTAGYFKEGNTFVHWKALNTLQIPFKYNGGVSFTIQGRNVDGEYINGALYIRWNLLSPGNVTFKSIPGGFNFIYPTVKPINIQLNGVDFTKGYFKNGNAFVHWKALNTFNIPFTYKGNVDFDIEGRAVQGEYINGALYISWNLLAPGKVTYNSISGGFNFTYTP